A region from the Benincasa hispida cultivar B227 chromosome 12, ASM972705v1, whole genome shotgun sequence genome encodes:
- the LOC120092623 gene encoding 40S ribosomal protein S27-2-like encodes MVLQNDIDLLNPPAELEKRKHKLKRLVQSPNSFFMDVKCQGCFNITTVFSHSQTVVVCGNCQTVLCQPTGGRARLTEGCSFRRKGD; translated from the exons GTTCTTCAAAACGATATTGATTTGCTGAATCCTCCTGCTGAGCTAGAGAAGAGGAAGCACAAGCTCAAGCGTCTTGTGCAATCACCCAACTCCTTCTTCATG GACGTCAAATGCCAAGGATGCTTCAACAT TACCACTGTCTTCAGCCACTCTCAAACTGTTGTTGTATGCGGTAACTGCCAGACGGTTTTATGCCAGCCAACGGGAGGACGTGCTAGACTCACTGAGGGGTGTTCTTTCAGGAGAAAGGGTGATTGA